The region ACTCCTTCATCTGGCCACCGTCGGCGATGGCATACTCCAGGTTGTTCCGGCCTTCAATCAGGTCTTTCTGAAGCTGGATCTGGTAGCTCAGCTTATCTTGCACACGCTTGCGGATGTCCATGGCCCAGCTTTTACCCTGCACATCGTTGATCACCCGCTCCTTGTCCCAGTTGAAGGTCAACTCGGCATCCCGGTCGCGGCCCAGGCCGCGGCGTTTATAGAAGTATTTGCGTGGCTGGACCACGCCGTCGACCCAGTCAAACTGGGAGATTTCCTCGATATTCCCGATCCAGGAGTCGGCCTCGAAGCGCAACTGCTGGCCTCCGTCCTCAAGATCCGTCAACTGGTGAGTGACGGTGACCTTGATACCGAAAATACGGGTGGAGTATTCGTTTTCGAAGCTTCGGGGCATCTCCGCGCTGACGCTCGCGGCGAGCAGAACGGTCAATCCGACAGTGGCTAGAGTGCGCAGCAAAACGTGCGTGAGGGGCATAAATGGCTCCTGAGCGTCCTGTTTAAGACTGGGTTGAGTCCATTAGATACCCATTTGGCCCTAAAGGTTCGTTATTCAATAACGCCTGGCCGGACTCCATGCGCAGTCGCCCCTCGGCGAACCACTTTACGGCCAGGGGGTAGATCACGTGCTCCTGGCGCTGAACCCGCGCCGCGAGCGACTCGGCGTCATCGTCCGCCAGCACGGGAATCCGTGCCTGAACGGCGGGCGGGCCGCCGTCGAGTTCGGCGGTCACGAAGTGCACGGTGACACCGTGCTCCTTCTCTCCGGCCTCCAACACCCGCTGATGGGTGTGCAGGCCCTGGTACTTGGGCAGCAGTGAGGGGTGAATGTTGAGCATTCGACCCTCGTAGTGCCGAGTGAAGGCGGGCGTCAAGATACGCATGAAACCCGCCAAAACCACCAGCTCCGGTCGGTAGTGGTCGATGCGCTCCCGCAGCGCGGCGTCAAAGGCCTCGCGGGAGTCATACCGGGTGTGATCGAGCACTTCGGCGGGGATGCCGGCGTGTTCGGCCCTCAGTAGCCCGCGCACGGCGGGCCGGTTACTGATGACCGCCACGATATCAATCGGTAACTGGCCGCTCTGTTGACCCTCGATCAGGGCTTGCAGGTTCGAGCCGCTGCCGCTGATCAGCACTACGACCCGTGTCGGCTGGGCTGAACTCAAGCGTCGCTCCCCTCTAAGGAGGTCAACTCAACGCGGGCTTCGCCCTTCTGCGCGTCGGCAATCTGCCCGACCACAAAGGCCTCTTCACCGGCCGCCTTGAGCAGCGCCAGGGCGTCGGCTTCCTGCGCCTTGGGCAGGACAATCACCATACCCACGCCGCAGTTGAAGGTCCGGTACATTTCCCGGGGCGCCACGCCACCGGTCTTCTGCAGCCAACGGAAGACCGCGGGCAACTGCCAGCTCCGGGTGTCGATCACCGCTTTACAGTTTTCCGGCAGAACCCGGGGGATGTTCTCCAGCAGGCCGCCTCCGGTAATGTGGGAGAGGGCGTGGACATCCAGCTCGCGGATCAATTTGAGCAGCGGCTTGACGTAAATACGGGTGGGCGCCATCAGCGCTTCACTCAGGGGCTGACCGTCGCAGTCCTGGGTCAGGTCGGCGTCGCTCACTTCAATGATTTTGCGAATCAGGGAGTAGCCGTTGGAGTGCGGTCCGCTGGAGGCCAGGCCAATCAGCGTGTCGCCCGTCGCCACCTTTGAGCCATCGATAATTTCCGACTTCTCCACCACGCCGACGCAAAAGCCGGCCAGGTCGTAGTCATCGCCTTCGTACATGCCCGGCATTTCGGCTGTCTCGCCGCCTACCAGGGCGCAACCGGCCTGCTCACAGCCGGCGCCAATGCCGGTGACCACATCCGCCGCCACGTCCACGTTCAGCTTGCCGGTGGCGTAGTAGTCCAGGAAAAACAGTGGTTCGGCCCCGGCCACCACCAGATCATTCACACACATGGCGACCAGGTCGATGCCAATGGTGTCGTGCCGCTGGAGGTTCATCGCCAGGCGCAGCTTGGTGCCCACACCGTCGGTTCCGGATACCAGCACCGGCTCGCGGTAGCCTTTGGGCAGCTCGCACAGGGCGCCAAAACCACCCAGCCCGCCCATGACCTCCGGGCGACTGGTGCGTTTGGCCACACCTTTGATGCGGTCTACCAGGGCTTCACCCGCGTCAATATCGACGCCGGCATCTTTGTAACTCAGTGACGGTTGCGCGTGTTTTTCAGTCATGAATGGGCTGTGCTCTTGATGTGCTGTCGGGATGACGGCAGCTCGCTGCCGCACTGGACGGGATTTTTCCGATTCGATGGGCGCGTATTCTATCAGTTTATGGTCGAAATGCGAGCGAGTCCCGGTTTGAGGATCAACGGGAACCTTTCGCCATTTTGACAGCCTGCTACAATGCGGGCTTTTACCCGCCATCCAGAGCGACAGCTGTAACCCGACAACGAGCAGACAGAGGCGAAATCTTGAGGCGATTATTGGCAGTATGGCAGACAGGACTCCGGGCACTGGTGATGGGTGTGGTGCTCGGTGGGTTCGCAGGTCCGACTCAGGCAGAGCAGGTCGTGGATCTATACACGGCGGAGGTGTTGGTGGCCTCCCAGTCCGCCGCCGAGCGCCGCCGCGGGGCGAGCGAGGGGCTGGAGCAGTTGATGGTGAGAGTGTCCGGTGACCCGGAGGCGAGCGATCACCCGGCCGTACGGGAGGCACTGACCCGGGCCGAGGACTTCATCTATGAGTTCAACTACGTCTCTACCGACGACACGCTGGAAGTCGACGGTGAGGAGCGTCCGGCCAGCCGATTGATCATGAAGTTTTCCGCTCCGGAGCTGGAAAGATTGTTGCGCTCCGCGAGCCTCTCGTTGTGGCCGGCCAATCGCCCCGCCGTTCTGGTCTGGATGGTGCGTCGCGACAGCGACGGCCTGCAGCGAGTGTCCGATTCCGAGGAACGCGGGTGGCTCCGGAATCGCGCTCAGGCCCGAGGCTTGCCGCTGATCATGCCGCTGGATGATCTGGAAGACCGCCTGGCTCTGTCGGCCCGGGAGCTCTGGGCGCTGGATGAGGAAACCATTCGCAAAGCGTCGCGGCGCTATGATGCCGAGGCGATTCTGGTGGGCCGCTACAGTGAAACCTCCGCCGGGCAGTGGCGCTCTGATTGGCAGTTGTACCATGATCTGGGCAACCCGACGTTTTACCTGCGAAGTGAATCCGTGCGCGAGCTGCTGGCGGAGGCCGTCGATGAAACCGCCAACCATTTTGCCGGGCTCTACGCCATCGTGCCCCGGGAAGAGGGACCGGATGCCGTGCTGATTGAAATCGGTGGAATTGACGGCTTTGGCGATTACAAGGCGGTCGAGCGCTACCTGGAGGGCTTGGCGCTGGTGCGCCGTGCCGAGCTGGTCTCGCTTCGCCCGGGCGTTCTCACGCTACGACTGGTGACCGAGGGCGAGCAGACGCGCCTGCTGGGGACTCTGGAGCGTGACGGCCGGCTGGTACCATCCGGCGATAGCCACCGGGTCAGCCTGACTGGCAATCGCTTCATGCCCGAGGGAACCCAGGCCAACCCACTGGTCTACACCTGGCAATAACCGCCGTCCAGGCGATAACAAGAGAATGAATCAAGGCCATGCCCACGCCTCAACAGCTTTCATTGAGCGTCAGTCTTAACGACGATGCCACCTTTGATAACTTCTATGCTCCGGCAGGGGCGGCCAATGCCCGCACCCTGGCGTTGCTGAAGGAGCAGGCAACCGGGGATGGGGAGCCCTTCATCTACCTGTGGGGGCAGCCGGGGGTTGGGCTCACCCACTTGTTGCAGGCCGCGGGGCACGAAGCGCAGGATGCCGGCCTGAGCATTCAGTATCTGCCGCTGCGGGAGTTGGTGGGTTTTGCGCCCCATGAATTACTGGAAGGGCTGGAGTACCTGGATCTGGTCTGTCTCGACGGACTGGAAGTGATCGCGGGCAAGCCGGACTGGGAAGAAGCACTTTTTCACCTGTTCAACCGTCTGCGCGATGCGCAGAAGCATCTGCTGGTGGCGGCCGTGCAGGGGCCGCAGGAACTGCCGGTGGCCCTGCCGGACCTGCGCTCGCGCCTGCAGTGGGGCGTTACCTGCCAGGTGCAGGCGTTGAGTGATGACGACAAGCAGAACGCGCTGCGTCACCGGGCGCGCGCCCGTGGGCTGGAGCTGAGTGAGGAGGTGGCCCACTATATTCTGCAGCGAGTGCCCCGGGACATGAATGAGCTGTTCTGCTACCTGCAGCGACTGGATCACGCCTCACTGGCGGAGCAGCGCAAGCTGACCATCCCGTTTGTAAAGAAAGTGTTAAACCTCTGAGTCGATCCTGACGGGCGAAGTGGAATAGGGTATTCTTGGCACGCTAACAGTCTTTTGAACCATAACGGGCCGGAAGGCCTGTGCCGGACTGTGGCATCGGTCAATACCCAAACCATAACCAATAAAAGCCTGTGAGGTGTTTCCATGTCCCACACTGTCTATCGCACACTGGCGCTATCCGCGCTGATCAGCGCACTGGCCGCCTGCCAGTCAGACCCCGCGCAAACAGAAACTCCAACTGAGCCGGACGCGTCGTCAGCCATTCAGGTCAATCAGCTTGGCTTCTACCCGCACGCCTCCAAAGTGGCCGCGGTACCGGCCGGAGCCGCATCGGACTTTGAGTTGGTGGATACCGCCACCGGCCAGGTGGTTTACCAGAGTCGACTGGGAGAGGCAAAAGTCTGGCCGGTGTCGGGCGAGGCGGTCCGGTTAGCCGACTTCTCTGACGTCGAAGCGCCCGGTCGCTATGTGGTGCGGGTCGATGGTCTGGCCGATTCGGCCCCACTTGAAATTCGCGACGCGGTATACGGCGAGCTGAACGATGCCGTCATCAAAGCCTACTACTTTAACCGTGCCAGCACGGAGCTGCTCGCCGAGCACGCCGGTGACTACGCGCGTCCCATGGGCCACCCTGACGACAGTGTCACCATTCACGCCTCGGCGGCCTCTGATGTGCGTCCGGAAGGCACCGAGTTGAGCAGCCCCAAAGGCTGGTACGACGCGGGCGACTACAACAAGTACATCGTCAACTCCGGCATCAGCACCTATACCCTGCTGGCCGCCTATGAGCACTTCCCGGCGTTCTATCGCGATCGTGACCTGAACATCCCGGAAAGCGGCAACGCCGTACCCGACCTGCTGGATGAGTCCATGTGGAACCTGAGCTGGATGCTCACCATGCAGGACCCGAATGATGGCGGTGTGTATCATAAACTGACCACCCTGAACTTCTCCGGCAAGGTCATGCCCCACGAGGCGACCGAGCCCCGCTATATGGTCCAGAAAGGCACCGCGGCCGCCCTGAACTTTGCCGCCACCATGGCGGTGGCCAGCCGTGTATATGCCGACTATGAGGCCGAATTCCCGGGCTTCTCCGAGCAGGCGCTTGCCGCGGCGAAGGCCGCCTGGGATTGGGCCAAAGCCAATCCCGATGTCATCTATCGCAATCCGGAGGATGTGCGCACCGGCGAGTACGGCGATGATGAATTCTCGGACGAGTTTGTCTGGGCT is a window of Marinimicrobium sp. C6131 DNA encoding:
- a CDS encoding DUF2066 domain-containing protein; the encoded protein is MRRLLAVWQTGLRALVMGVVLGGFAGPTQAEQVVDLYTAEVLVASQSAAERRRGASEGLEQLMVRVSGDPEASDHPAVREALTRAEDFIYEFNYVSTDDTLEVDGEERPASRLIMKFSAPELERLLRSASLSLWPANRPAVLVWMVRRDSDGLQRVSDSEERGWLRNRAQARGLPLIMPLDDLEDRLALSARELWALDEETIRKASRRYDAEAILVGRYSETSAGQWRSDWQLYHDLGNPTFYLRSESVRELLAEAVDETANHFAGLYAIVPREEGPDAVLIEIGGIDGFGDYKAVERYLEGLALVRRAELVSLRPGVLTLRLVTEGEQTRLLGTLERDGRLVPSGDSHRVSLTGNRFMPEGTQANPLVYTWQ
- the purN gene encoding phosphoribosylglycinamide formyltransferase, whose product is MSSAQPTRVVVLISGSGSNLQALIEGQQSGQLPIDIVAVISNRPAVRGLLRAEHAGIPAEVLDHTRYDSREAFDAALRERIDHYRPELVVLAGFMRILTPAFTRHYEGRMLNIHPSLLPKYQGLHTHQRVLEAGEKEHGVTVHFVTAELDGGPPAVQARIPVLADDDAESLAARVQRQEHVIYPLAVKWFAEGRLRMESGQALLNNEPLGPNGYLMDSTQS
- the purM gene encoding phosphoribosylformylglycinamidine cyclo-ligase, producing the protein MTEKHAQPSLSYKDAGVDIDAGEALVDRIKGVAKRTSRPEVMGGLGGFGALCELPKGYREPVLVSGTDGVGTKLRLAMNLQRHDTIGIDLVAMCVNDLVVAGAEPLFFLDYYATGKLNVDVAADVVTGIGAGCEQAGCALVGGETAEMPGMYEGDDYDLAGFCVGVVEKSEIIDGSKVATGDTLIGLASSGPHSNGYSLIRKIIEVSDADLTQDCDGQPLSEALMAPTRIYVKPLLKLIRELDVHALSHITGGGLLENIPRVLPENCKAVIDTRSWQLPAVFRWLQKTGGVAPREMYRTFNCGVGMVIVLPKAQEADALALLKAAGEEAFVVGQIADAQKGEARVELTSLEGSDA
- a CDS encoding glycoside hydrolase family 9 protein, which codes for MSHTVYRTLALSALISALAACQSDPAQTETPTEPDASSAIQVNQLGFYPHASKVAAVPAGAASDFELVDTATGQVVYQSRLGEAKVWPVSGEAVRLADFSDVEAPGRYVVRVDGLADSAPLEIRDAVYGELNDAVIKAYYFNRASTELLAEHAGDYARPMGHPDDSVTIHASAASDVRPEGTELSSPKGWYDAGDYNKYIVNSGISTYTLLAAYEHFPAFYRDRDLNIPESGNAVPDLLDESMWNLSWMLTMQDPNDGGVYHKLTTLNFSGKVMPHEATEPRYMVQKGTAAALNFAATMAVASRVYADYEAEFPGFSEQALAAAKAAWDWAKANPDVIYRNPEDVRTGEYGDDEFSDEFVWAAVELALTTGDERYWDEVNLAEAAIEVPSWADAVGQPWMSMAHHLEQVPEALQAPVKDKVAGLAQDLRDEWRASASGVPMRAQDFVWGSNGVAMNMAMMMLTAHQLSDDPENLQVAQSLMDYVLGRNPTGYSYVTGFGARTPQHIHHRPSEADAVAAPVPGFLAGGPHSGQQDAGDCPVAYPSDKPAKSYLDHWCSYASNEITINWNAPLVYVSGALEVLSERR
- the hda gene encoding DnaA regulatory inactivator Hda, with product MPTPQQLSLSVSLNDDATFDNFYAPAGAANARTLALLKEQATGDGEPFIYLWGQPGVGLTHLLQAAGHEAQDAGLSIQYLPLRELVGFAPHELLEGLEYLDLVCLDGLEVIAGKPDWEEALFHLFNRLRDAQKHLLVAAVQGPQELPVALPDLRSRLQWGVTCQVQALSDDDKQNALRHRARARGLELSEEVAHYILQRVPRDMNELFCYLQRLDHASLAEQRKLTIPFVKKVLNL
- a CDS encoding DUF3108 domain-containing protein, whose product is MPLTHVLLRTLATVGLTVLLAASVSAEMPRSFENEYSTRIFGIKVTVTHQLTDLEDGGQQLRFEADSWIGNIEEISQFDWVDGVVQPRKYFYKRRGLGRDRDAELTFNWDKERVINDVQGKSWAMDIRKRVQDKLSYQIQLQKDLIEGRNNLEYAIADGGQMKEYRFEIVGEERLNTPMGKVDTVKVMRSRDDDDRVTYAWLAPKWDYLLVRLEQQEDGDSHTINIDKARVNGKKIKSF